ATTATCATGATGCTGTTAAGTTATTATGAAGAACTGTCTCTCAACCATTTTACAGCGGAACTGGATGTCAGCAAAAATACAGTTCTTAGTGATATGAAAGAAGTGCAATCTTATATAGGCGAGTATGACTTGGCTATAAGGTACACAAGGAAAGCTGGTTATTTAATAGAAGGAAAAGAATTTCAAGTACGTAAACTGCTAATTAATGTAACCTATCAATTGCTGCAAATGAGCACCGGGAAAAACAAAATGATGGAGATAGCCAATATCGAAAAAACGGATATTGAGGAATTTACGAAACGAATTGAAAAGGTAGAGAATACGTTACATCTAAAATTCACCGATGAGAAAATGGAAGCGATGCCGTACGTGCTGTTATTAATTCTGCGCCGAATCGAAAGAGGAAATGAAATTAATTCCTTTTCCATTGAATATGAGGAATTATCGGATACCAAGGAATATCAGGCGACAGAAGAGATTCTGTACGACATTAAGGACATTCCAGTTTCCGAGCGTTTATTTATTACGTTGCATTTATTAACAACAAATGTATATTCATCTAATTTCTTAGCGGATGAGGCAATTCCAAATTTAATCCCGGCAATCGATAATATGCTGCGCTTGTTTGAAAAAAGTGCCTGCATTTACCTGCAGGACCGGGAACAGCTGCTGGATAAACTCTTACAGCATATTAAACCTGCTTATTACCGGATTAAGTATCAACTGACAGGAACCGTTGATATTCAGAACTCGCTAAGTAAGGAATTCAGTGAGCTGCATCATCTTGTTAAACGGTCAACGGGGCCGCTTAGCGAATTAATTGGAAGTGAAATTCCGGAAAGCGAGACCACGTTTATCACCATGTTAATTGGTGGCTGGATGACCAGGCAGGGCGACAGTATTGATAAAAAGGTAAAGGCAATTGTTGTTTGTCCTCAGGGAGTGTCCGTATCGAAACTGATGTTTAATGAATTAAGTGAATTATTCCCTGAGTTCATATTTCTTGATTCATTATCCGTACGTGAATTCCTGGATTACCAATTTGATTACGATATTGTGTTTTCCCCAACGTTTCTTGAAACAAAGAAAAAATTATTTGTGTCAAAAGCATTTCTTGGCCGGGAGGAAAAATACCGTCTTAGAAAACAAGTAATGCTTGAATTACACGGTTATATTCCAAATCATATTAATGTTGACCATTTAATCGATATGATTAAGCACCACGCTGTAATCGAAAATGAAAAGGCTTTAATGGAGGAATTGCAGCAATATATTAATCGTGATGAAGGATCATCCGTAAAACAGGATGCGAAGCTTAACGATAGCAATTTAGATGAATTGATTACTCCAAAAACGATTACAGTAAGAAGTTCCATTCCGTCCTGGGAGGAAGCAATTCGAATAAGTGCCCAGCCACTAGTGGCCAGTGGCAAAATTGACCCGCAATATGTGGAAGCAATGATTGCTAATTATGATCACGATCCCTATATTGTCATCGGCCCGAATATCGCTATTCCACATGCAGCACCAGAGGAAGGTGTTAATGAGGTTGGCATGAGCCTGCTCAGGTTGCAAGAGGGAGTAAACTTTACGGACGAACATTGTATTAACCTGGTGATTGTCATTGCAGCAGTAGATAAGCAGCGGCATATCCATGCATTGATGCAACTGATGAAGCTGTCCGGATCGGAACGGGATCGAAACAGGATCATTGAAGCCAGTTCAATCAAAGAGATTCATGACATTATCCAATTATATTCGGTTGATTGAGCTATAAACAACTTAGAAAAAGGATAAAGAGGTGTAGAGATGAGCGAGTTATTTTTTGACGAATCTATCATTCTACTAGATGTAGATGGTAGTACAAAAGAAGATGTTTTAACTGTAATGGGAAACAATTTGGTAGAAAAGGGTCTCGTCCAGGAAAGTTTCATTCCGGCCATAGTGGCCAGGGAAGCTGAATTTGCGACAGGTCTTCCGACGGCAGGAGTTTCAGTGGCAATCCCACATACAGATGTTGAACATGTCAAAAGAAAGACCATAAGTGTAGCGATTTTAAAGAATGAAGTTGAATTCGGTGTGATGGGTGATGAAACTGAAACGACGCCTGTAAAAATAGTGTTTATGCTTGCAATGGATGAAGCACATTCGCAGCTTACACTTTTGCAAAAATTAATGCAGGTTTTTCAAAACGAGGAAACATTGAAGTACTTAGTAAGTGAAAAAAACAAATCCAGCATCAAGAATCTACTAGAAGCCAAGTTGGATTTTGTTGCCCTTGAAGGAGGTGAGTAAGGATGAAAAAGAAACAAGTATTGGTAGCATGTGGAGCAGGTATTGCAACATCAACAGTTGTTAATGGGGCTATTGAAGAAATGGCGAAAGAACATGACCTTAAACTGGATTTAGTTCAGATCAAGATTGCTGAAGTTGGCGGTTATGTGGATTCTGCAGATTTACTTGTAACGACTGCCATGACAAAGAAAGAATTTCCATTCCCTGTAATCAATGCACGCTCATTCCTAACTGGTATTGGAACTGAAGATACAAAGAAACAAATTCTGGAAGAGCTTAAAAAATAAGAAAATGAATCCCGATTTCTCTTAATCTAGGGAAATCGGGGGTTACTATTAAAAATGTGAGGTGACAGACCATGCAAGGTTTTGTTGATTTTATACAGAGCTTTTTAGACTTAGGTGCAACCGTAATTCTGCCAGTTGCGATATTTTTATTAGGTCTATTTTTTGGGCAGAAACCAGGTAAAGCATTTCGTTCTGGTTTAACGATAGGTGTAGCTTTTGTTGGTATTTTCTTAGTAATCGATTTGCTTGTAAATAACCTGGGCCCGGCAGCGCAAGGGATGGTTGAACGGATGGGAGTAAGCTTAAATGTGATTGACGTTGGCTGGCCTGCAACATCTTCCATTGCCTGGGCATCCGTAGTTGCTGCCTTTGTTATACCACTTGGTTTAGTTGTAAACGTCATCATGCTTGTTACGAAAACGACGAAAACAATGAACGTGGATATTTGGAACTTCTGGCACTATACGTTCATGGCCGCCATGGTTTATGCAATCTCAGACAGTATTGTCCAAGGTTTGATTGCAGCCGTGATTTTCCAAGTTATCTGCTTGAAAGTAGCGGACTGGACAGCACCAATGGTCAGTGAATTCTATGAATTACCGGGTGTTTCGCTAGCAACTGGCAGTACGATTTCTTACGCACCAGGTATCTTCCTTGTAAAAGGACTTCAAAAAATTCCTGGCGTTAAAAATTGGAATGCTGATCCGGATGCGATTCAAAAACGATTTGGTATTTTTGGTGAATCAATCTTTATTGGATTGTTCTTAGGTGCAGCGATTGGTTTTCTTGCCGGGTACAATGCAGGAGACATCATTGAGATTGGTATGGCGATGGCCGCTGTTATGGTATTAATGCCACGAATGGTAAAGATCTTGATGGAAGGCTTAATGCCTGTATCAGAATCTGCACGGGAATGGTTAAACAAACGATTTGGTGATCGAGAAATTTATATTGGACTCGATGCTGCGGTAGCACTTGGTCATCCATCCGTTATTTCCACAGCTTTAATACTAGTTCCAATTACAGTTGTATTAGCAGTTATTTTACCAGGGAACAGCCTATTGCCGTTTGGTGACTTGGCAACGATTCCATTTATTGTTGCATTCATTGTAGGTGCTGCCAGAGGTAATATTGTTCATTCAGTAATTGTCGGTACAATTATGATTGCGATCTCCCTATACATCGCAACGGATGTTGCACCAATCTTCACTGAAATGGCTACAAACGCTAACTTCGATATGCCTGAAGGTTCAACGAAAATATCAAGTATTGACCAAGGCGGTAACATCATTAACTGGTTAATCTTCAAATTATTTAGCCTGTTTAACTAATCGTAGTTTAAGTAGGAAGACAGTACGGGAGGAGTTCAACATGAAAGCACTTGTAAAAACAGAACTCGGATTTGGTAATCTGGAAATTCAAGATAAAGAAGAACCGCAAGCCGGCAAAGATCAAGTGAAAATCAAAGTGAAATATGCGGGGATTTGCGGGTCTGATATTCATACCTATGAAGGGCATTACAAGGTTGGTGTCCCGGTAACATTGGGGCATGAGTTTTCTGGTGAAGTGGTTGAAGTCGGTGAGGGTGTTACAGAATTTAAGCCCGGTGACCGCGTTACCTCAGAAACAACCTTTTATATTTGCGGAGAGTGTGAATATTGCAAGGCTGGTGATTACAATTTATGTAGCCACCGGAAGGGACTTGGAACTCAGCAGGATGGTGGCTTTACAAACTATTTAATTGCTCGTAAAGAGAGCGTCCATAAACTTCCGGACAATGTGGATTACCAATCTGCAGCGATGACGGAACCACTTGCATGTACCCATCACGGTGTATCAAAAACGGAAATCAATCATGGCGATATTGTTGTTGTCATTGGACCTGGTCCGATTGGACTGTTCACCGCACAAGTTGCCAAAAGCCGCGGTGCTACAGTTCTAATTACAGGTTTAACGAATGATAAAGTACGTTTGGATAAAGCGAAGGAATTGGGAATCGATTATGCAGTAAATACGCAAAAGCAGGATATCAAAGAACTTGTCAACAGCCTGACAAATGGTTATGGCGCAGATGTTGTATTTGAATGCTCGGGTGCAGTACCAGCTGCCAAGCAGGGGCTTGACCTATTGCGTAAGAAAGGTCAATATGGGCAAATTGGACTTTTTGCTCAACCGGAAGTTTCCTTTGATCTTGAAAAAATTATTCAAAAAGAAATCCGTGTTGTTGGAAGCAGAAGTCAAAAACCTGCTGACTGGGAGCCATCGCTAGAACTAATGAACAATGGCAGTGTAAATGCCAAGGCAATGGTCACACATGAATTTAATATTACCCAATGGGACGAAGCGTACCAGGCGATTAAAAGTGGAGAAGCCATCAAGGTATTGTTAACGCCAGTAGATTAATAGTTTATGAATGAGGTGATGGATGTGAATAAACAGGATTTAATCAATATGATTGACTATACACTATTGAAACCAACTGCCAGTAAAGCGGATATCACGACCTTTTGCAATGAAACAATTGAACATGGTTTTAAGACGGTTTTCGTTAATCCATACTATGTTTCCTATGCGCATAGTCTACTATCGCCGCATAATATTAAAGTTGGCGTACCGATAGGCTTCTCGCTTGGCGGGGCAACCACCCATACAAAGGTGGAAGAAACGAAAGAAGCTATTAAAAATGGCGCTGTTGAAATAGATATGCTGATTAATTTAGGTGCATTGAAATCAAAAGAGTATGATGTTGTGAAAAACGATATCACAGAAGTTGTCAAAGCATCAGAAGGATTGCTTACCAAGGTAATTATCGAAACAGCATTATTAACAAAAGAAGAAAAAATAACTGCCTCTGAATTAATTGTGGAAGCAGGTGGTGATTTTGTTAAAACGGCTACTGGTTTCAATGGCGGCGGGGCTACGGTAGAAGACGTGCAATTATTACGTTCTGTTGTTGGAAAAAACTTTGGGGTTAAGGCTGCCGGCGGTGTTCGTAATTATCAGGATGCCGTGGATATTGTCAATGCTGGAGCAAATCGTATCGGAGCGAGTGGTGCAATCGCGATTATTTCCGGGAAAACATCACAAACATCCTACTAAAGAAATGAGGGTTTAAAAAATGGTAAATACACTAATCGATTTTATGCTTGGACCTTTCAGTGTAATAGGTGATGTTTATTTTGAGTACCAAGTCATTTTTAACTCACTAATTGTAGGCTTCGCGTTATATAAAATTATTTTCGGAAAAAAAAGAGCGGATTCAAAGTAATGAAAAGACACACAAGATAAGCAACTAGAATGTAAAAGGGGTGATTTGATGAGATCCCTAAATCTTTATGGTAAACAGGATATACGTTTTGAAGAATCACCTAAACCCGCCATTGAAAAAGCTGATGATGTGATTATCAAGGTGAAGGCTGTTGGTATTTGTGGTTCGGATATATCCAGGTACAATAAATTGGGACCTTATGTGGAAGGAATGACTTTTGGTCATGAATTTGCTGGCGTTATAGCAGAGGTAGGGCCTGAAGTAAAAGGAATAAAAGAGGGTGATCGTGCGGCGGGGTGTCCAACCTTTTATTGCGGAAAATGTGAAAGCTGCAAAAAAGGTGAATTATCACGCTGCGAGAAATTAACCGTGATTGGCGCCAGGCATCCGGGTGCATATGCAGAATATGTAAAACTACCAGCCGAAAATATCATTCCGCTTCCAGATAGGGTTGATTTTGATACCGCTGCAATGGTGGAACCTTCAGCGGTTGTCGTCCATGGCTTTTATCGTACCAGCATGCAGCCAGGTGCGGAGGTAGCTGTCATGGGATGCGGTAATATTGGGTTACTGGCAATTCAATGGGCGAAAATTTTTGGTGCAAAAAAGGTTTACGCCATCGATATTGACGATGCCAAGCTTGCTATTGCAAAGGAAGTAGGGGCAGATGTGTTAATCAATTCACTTGAAACTCCAGCACATGAACAGATTGGCAAGCACACCAATGGTAAGGGTGTCGACGTTGCAATCGAATCAGCGGGATCACCAATTACTTCTGCACAGGTATTTGCATTGCCCAAAAAGGGTGGAGAAGTTGTGTTTATGGGGATTCCATATGCGGATATCAATATTGAGCGGTTTTATTTTGAAAAAATCGTCCGCAATGAGCTAACCGTATTAGGTTCGTGGAACGCCCTTTCTTCGCCATTTCCCGGTAAAGAATGGAGTACCACTATCCATTATATGAGTACAGGCCAGCTAAATGTAAAACCGATTATTTCCCACCGGCTGCATTTGGTGCAAGGCCCGGAAACGTTCGATAATCTGATCAACCGGAAAGGCACTTATGGCAAGGTATTGTTTTATCCGGAATTGGGATAAGGCCGAGCGCCTCTGTCACTATTTGAACTTTGTCGAAATGTAAAAGCCATTATTTCTACCCGAGGATGGGATGGAATAATGGCTTTTTTATACAGATCAGAAAGTATAATAAAAATCTGTCTAGCTCCAGCGCCCAGAAGCTGCCGTCATAAGCAATGGACACTACGAACGCTAAACCCATGCGTTCTACGGTCCCTTGCTTATGCGTCCGCTTCTAAACGGGGCGCCCTGAGCTTTTCTTAAGTTTAAGAAATCTAACGTAATAAAGCTTAGCCATTAGTTCTTAGTGACAAGCCAAGATTTTCTAATTTATCGGGGCAAAAATTTTGTTGGATTTTTGTGTATTTTTGTTATAACATATGTATATATTGAAAATTCTAAACATACCATTTAGTTCAATATGGTATGTTCTTTTTTGGTGCTATAAGGGAGTTATGTGAGGTAGATAAACATAAATTGAAAGCGGATACATAGGCCGTGAAGGTCTACATGGGAGGGAAACGTATGGGCCTAATATTGCAACAACGACAAACACTGAACCTTGTGATGACAAACGAGTTACGGCAGGCAATTGAATTACTGCAGTTTTCAACATATGATTTATATCAATTTATCCAGGAACAGCAATTGGAAAATCCTTTAATAGAGTTAGAGGATAATGCATCGTACAGTTGGAAAAATACTAAACCGAAAAGTGTGGATTCTTCTCCACGGGTAGATCCGATTGATTTCATCGCGAGCAACGAAGCATGCATGTGTGACCAGCTAACGGAGCAGGTGCGCTGGATGGATATCACGGATCAGGAACGAAAGATGGTTGACTATCTGATTCTAAATTTAGATGAAAACGGATATTTGCCTATTAGCGCTGAAGAAATGGCTCTGAACTTGAATGTGAAGAAAGATGCTGTGCTGAGGGCAATTAGAATACTTCAGCAGCTGGAGCCAGTTGGCGTAGGCGCAAGAAATCTAGCCGAGTGTCTGGCTTTACAATTAAGGTATTACCATCCTGAAGCAGCAATAGCAGAAACGATTGTCACGGAACATGTAGACTTGTTGGCGAAAAAGAAATGGTATGATCTTGCAAAAACGATGGAGATATCACTGGAAGAAGTGAAGCTGGCTTATGATTTGATTCAATCACTTCAACCTAAACCCTGTAACATGCTGTCGAATGAAACAACACAGTACCTTAATCCGGACGTGATTGTAGACAATACGGAGGGCAGATTCGTTGTCCAGTTGAATGATAGCTATTTACCAGAAGTGCATTTTAACAACCAGTATTCAGGTCAACTTAAGGGTGGATTAAATAAGTATGTCCATGATAAATTTAAAAGCTATCAATGGCTGGTAAACAGTATTGAACAGCGCAGACAAACCATTTTAAAAGTCACCCATGCGATTCTGCAAAAGCAGGATGGGTTCCTAATTAATGGGTTATCGGAGCTTGTACCGCTCACCTTGAAGGAAATAGCAGATGAAATTAACATGCATGAGTC
This Virgibacillus phasianinus DNA region includes the following protein-coding sequences:
- the rpoN gene encoding RNA polymerase factor sigma-54 — translated: MGLILQQRQTLNLVMTNELRQAIELLQFSTYDLYQFIQEQQLENPLIELEDNASYSWKNTKPKSVDSSPRVDPIDFIASNEACMCDQLTEQVRWMDITDQERKMVDYLILNLDENGYLPISAEEMALNLNVKKDAVLRAIRILQQLEPVGVGARNLAECLALQLRYYHPEAAIAETIVTEHVDLLAKKKWYDLAKTMEISLEEVKLAYDLIQSLQPKPCNMLSNETTQYLNPDVIVDNTEGRFVVQLNDSYLPEVHFNNQYSGQLKGGLNKYVHDKFKSYQWLVNSIEQRRQTILKVTHAILQKQDGFLINGLSELVPLTLKEIADEINMHESTVSRATANKVIQTPHGSFEFRTFFTSKLRTKDGSSMSQTKVKLLLQDFVKQENKRKPFSDQKIADYFKTKKGITVSRRTIAKYREELNIPATSLRKEFDWA
- the deoC gene encoding deoxyribose-phosphate aldolase, which encodes MNKQDLINMIDYTLLKPTASKADITTFCNETIEHGFKTVFVNPYYVSYAHSLLSPHNIKVGVPIGFSLGGATTHTKVEETKEAIKNGAVEIDMLINLGALKSKEYDVVKNDITEVVKASEGLLTKVIIETALLTKEEKITASELIVEAGGDFVKTATGFNGGGATVEDVQLLRSVVGKNFGVKAAGGVRNYQDAVDIVNAGANRIGASGAIAIISGKTSQTSY
- a CDS encoding PTS sugar transporter subunit IIB is translated as MKKKQVLVACGAGIATSTVVNGAIEEMAKEHDLKLDLVQIKIAEVGGYVDSADLLVTTAMTKKEFPFPVINARSFLTGIGTEDTKKQILEELKK
- a CDS encoding zinc-binding dehydrogenase, with translation MKALVKTELGFGNLEIQDKEEPQAGKDQVKIKVKYAGICGSDIHTYEGHYKVGVPVTLGHEFSGEVVEVGEGVTEFKPGDRVTSETTFYICGECEYCKAGDYNLCSHRKGLGTQQDGGFTNYLIARKESVHKLPDNVDYQSAAMTEPLACTHHGVSKTEINHGDIVVVIGPGPIGLFTAQVAKSRGATVLITGLTNDKVRLDKAKELGIDYAVNTQKQDIKELVNSLTNGYGADVVFECSGAVPAAKQGLDLLRKKGQYGQIGLFAQPEVSFDLEKIIQKEIRVVGSRSQKPADWEPSLELMNNGSVNAKAMVTHEFNITQWDEAYQAIKSGEAIKVLLTPVD
- a CDS encoding galactitol-specific PTS transporter subunit IIC, encoding MQGFVDFIQSFLDLGATVILPVAIFLLGLFFGQKPGKAFRSGLTIGVAFVGIFLVIDLLVNNLGPAAQGMVERMGVSLNVIDVGWPATSSIAWASVVAAFVIPLGLVVNVIMLVTKTTKTMNVDIWNFWHYTFMAAMVYAISDSIVQGLIAAVIFQVICLKVADWTAPMVSEFYELPGVSLATGSTISYAPGIFLVKGLQKIPGVKNWNADPDAIQKRFGIFGESIFIGLFLGAAIGFLAGYNAGDIIEIGMAMAAVMVLMPRMVKILMEGLMPVSESAREWLNKRFGDREIYIGLDAAVALGHPSVISTALILVPITVVLAVILPGNSLLPFGDLATIPFIVAFIVGAARGNIVHSVIVGTIMIAISLYIATDVAPIFTEMATNANFDMPEGSTKISSIDQGGNIINWLIFKLFSLFN
- a CDS encoding BglG family transcription antiterminator, which produces MPLKERSQKILDELVSNPSITSTALEKKHNLSRRQLGYSINKINDWLMSKNLPVIERTRQGHFIINQSVFTKLNGEEKNVAVETNIFSENQRVQLIIMMLLSYYEELSLNHFTAELDVSKNTVLSDMKEVQSYIGEYDLAIRYTRKAGYLIEGKEFQVRKLLINVTYQLLQMSTGKNKMMEIANIEKTDIEEFTKRIEKVENTLHLKFTDEKMEAMPYVLLLILRRIERGNEINSFSIEYEELSDTKEYQATEEILYDIKDIPVSERLFITLHLLTTNVYSSNFLADEAIPNLIPAIDNMLRLFEKSACIYLQDREQLLDKLLQHIKPAYYRIKYQLTGTVDIQNSLSKEFSELHHLVKRSTGPLSELIGSEIPESETTFITMLIGGWMTRQGDSIDKKVKAIVVCPQGVSVSKLMFNELSELFPEFIFLDSLSVREFLDYQFDYDIVFSPTFLETKKKLFVSKAFLGREEKYRLRKQVMLELHGYIPNHINVDHLIDMIKHHAVIENEKALMEELQQYINRDEGSSVKQDAKLNDSNLDELITPKTITVRSSIPSWEEAIRISAQPLVASGKIDPQYVEAMIANYDHDPYIVIGPNIAIPHAAPEEGVNEVGMSLLRLQEGVNFTDEHCINLVIVIAAVDKQRHIHALMQLMKLSGSERDRNRIIEASSIKEIHDIIQLYSVD
- a CDS encoding galactitol-1-phosphate 5-dehydrogenase gives rise to the protein MRSLNLYGKQDIRFEESPKPAIEKADDVIIKVKAVGICGSDISRYNKLGPYVEGMTFGHEFAGVIAEVGPEVKGIKEGDRAAGCPTFYCGKCESCKKGELSRCEKLTVIGARHPGAYAEYVKLPAENIIPLPDRVDFDTAAMVEPSAVVVHGFYRTSMQPGAEVAVMGCGNIGLLAIQWAKIFGAKKVYAIDIDDAKLAIAKEVGADVLINSLETPAHEQIGKHTNGKGVDVAIESAGSPITSAQVFALPKKGGEVVFMGIPYADINIERFYFEKIVRNELTVLGSWNALSSPFPGKEWSTTIHYMSTGQLNVKPIISHRLHLVQGPETFDNLINRKGTYGKVLFYPELG
- a CDS encoding PTS sugar transporter subunit IIA; amino-acid sequence: MSELFFDESIILLDVDGSTKEDVLTVMGNNLVEKGLVQESFIPAIVAREAEFATGLPTAGVSVAIPHTDVEHVKRKTISVAILKNEVEFGVMGDETETTPVKIVFMLAMDEAHSQLTLLQKLMQVFQNEETLKYLVSEKNKSSIKNLLEAKLDFVALEGGE